In the Brevundimonas sp. LM2 genome, GGTTTCCTGCTCCGTCGTCAGGTCCAGTTGATGATGAACGATGCTGTGCAGGCTGGGCGCTTCTTGCCGCTTCATCAGCCAGGCCGTGCTGGCCCAGGTCCCGGCGCCGCTGGCGAGCGCGGCCAGCGCCGCCGTGATCGCGATGGATCGCCAGCCCGCTTTCATTCGCCCGCTCCCAGGATCGCGATCGGGGAAAGGCCCCCCGACACGCTGAACACCTGCATCTCCGATGGCTCGGCCCTTGCGGACAGTGCGAACACGCCCCCGTTGGCGACACCCACCACGAGCGCCATCGCCAGAGCGGCGACGCGGACCTGACCCATCCGCCGCTCGCCGACCCGATCCTCGATGCGGCGCCACACATCGGACTCCAGCCCTGACAGCGAGACGTGGCTCGCTGGTCGGGCGGTAGCGATCAGGCGATCGATGTCCTCAGTCATGTTCCACCTCTGCGGCCCCCGTAGTCCCATACGCCGGGTACAGCCAAATCCCTCAGTCGTGGCATGGCGTCGTCATAGCAGCGAGGCCGGCGGCGCGAGCGTGCCCATGGCGGCGACGATGGTCAGAACGGCGAGGGAGAGCGCGAATTCCACCAAAAGGCTTTGCCGCAGATGACCGAGCACCGAACTCGACCACACACCGGCGGCCGCGAAGGTGGGGGTCAGACGAAAACGATTGACGGCGGCCAAGCTCAACATGAGACCGAACAGGACGATCTTGAGGATAAACCAACGGCCATAGGCCGTCTCGGTCAACGTCCAGAGTCCGCTCCATCCGACCAGGAAGGCGCTGTTCACCAGACCGGTCAGCAGAAGAACAGCGATGGCGAACGTGCCCACACCGGCGAAGCCGGCCAAGGCGCGCGCCAGAGCCAGATCCCGCGCGGATGATTCCTTGGGCCGCCACATGACCAGGGCGGCAAAGGCGGCCAGAGCGCCGACCCAAAGCGACGCCGAAAGGGCGTGCAAAATATCGGACGCCAGGTGGAGCCCGTGTCCGGCCCCCTCGGTGGCCGCGCCATGACCGG is a window encoding:
- the copD gene encoding copper homeostasis membrane protein CopD, yielding MIEAWVIGLRAVQYIAAALLFGLPAFLIYSARATRPLHLEWPRPALFWAAVVLAVAAPAALVAHTAMMAGSLSDAIKPGTLGMMVTGMGLGMALAVRSAIALLAVAAIAMIGPGPRLWWVCAALGLVVSASFAWTGHGAATEGAGHGLHLASDILHALSASLWVGALAAFAALVMWRPKESSARDLALARALAGFAGVGTFAIAVLLLTGLVNSAFLVGWSGLWTLTETAYGRWFILKIVLFGLMLSLAAVNRFRLTPTFAAAGVWSSSVLGHLRQSLLVEFALSLAVLTIVAAMGTLAPPASLL